A window of Punica granatum isolate Tunisia-2019 chromosome 8, ASM765513v2, whole genome shotgun sequence genomic DNA:
TTGAATATTCACATGAACAAGAGGCTCAGGACAAAAGCCGCAATGATAGAATCCGATTATTATTAACGACCATTCTGATAGCTTGGCTAAGCTAACTGGAACGGGGGAGAGTAAATCCTTGGCCAGCCAATTTCCTCAGTCTATTTCACTAGATCCGTTAGCAACGACATAACTGTGATCATGGAGTGATAGAAGTTCAAAATCAGTACATTGATTTTcacaaaaggaaaaggaaagggaGCCATCCGACTATGTGTTCAAGCAAAATGCTCAACTGACTAGATTAATAATCCAACATAGGTTCAAGCCAAAAAGAATTGACAGCTTGAACACATAGTGATTAAGGAATTTGAAACTCAATCCTCCACATCAATGCGTACAAACCTCTCCACATCAATGTGTACTCGGTTTGTACTTGGATCACTTAAGAAATTGGCGGATCAAAGCAAATGCTCTACGATATAAGAACCAAGATGACAGGTGATGCCGCGAAGTGATACAGCTCGGTCAAATTCTCCCTCCTGGTCATGCTGCAAATTTAAGTTGCTAAAGTTGTAAGAATATGGTATCACAGGTACTTTCCAGGCAAACCAGCTTGTTGACACCAATGAACCAAACATCCATTCCATCTGATGAGGTTCTTCCGACGATAACTTGGGCTGACTATAAGGATCCATCTCTATTCTACAACGAGCCTCTAGCATGTTTCCTGTACAAGAGGTGGTAGACCTTCATCCCCCATTCCCAAATTATTCACCCCGCGAGCAAGCTAACCAGACAGAAAAAGAACGGAAGCTATCACTGGCTTGTCTCTTCCGCTGTTTCACTCTTCAGTACAACTGCTTCATCACGCGATGAATGGAAATCAAAAGCTCCTTCTTCAAAGGGAAAGGGTTTATCAGCAGTCTGTTCTGCAGAAGAACTCTCGGACTCCTCATTCATCTCTGCTTTTCCCGTGTCTACAGCTTCCTTAACAGTTTCAACATGCTCATTGACGGTTTCAGCATGATCCATGGCCTGCTTATGAGAATTTGGAGAAGAAACAGGACCACCCATTCCTTTGGAGAGACAGATATACTTTAAGACTATCTGTTTGTAATTTGTAAGCAAATCTTCCACCTCGTTTATTGTCAGATCACCAGCATGGGCAAAGAAGTAAGGGTACTCCTCGAAGATTTTGCTGGTCCGATCCTCCTTTAATAGCATATCAGCTCCTTTATTCTCCAAATCTGACAGAGAGGGTACTTTCAGTATCGATTCTTGCTCATTTGTAACAGGTGCCTTCTCAGTCCTGGTTTCCGTCTGAGGTGGTTTGGGTGGCAATACAGTTCCCTTGTTAACATTTCGAGGTCTGTGTCTGGGCTTTTCTTCTTCCGCACAGGGAACAGGTGCTGCACTTTCATCAGTCTGAACTGAGAAACCATCAAAATCAGTTGAAAGCCCAGATAAAAGTGCCTGAGCAGATTCCATATTCTTCTCGAACTCAGTTTCGTCCATAGACAGTGCTTTTGCATCAATATTTGAGATGAAAGACTCTGCAGAGAGCATGTTCGTGAAGAAATAGGCTGCTTCCGCCACTAATCGGGACTGCCTCCTATATCGTTGAATGTATAGTAAGTTCGAGTGCAGCTGTGGAGGGTTTGCCTGCAAATTATATTGTCCCGTTAAAATCATACCATTGTTTTAGCATATCTGGAGGACTGGAAGCATGAGATATGATGGTTATGCAAAACACAACATTTTGCTGCATGCAGGAAAATAAAGTTACAAACAAGTAAAATATTATCAAAGAATCTGGGGCTATAAGAATTGTTTATGTATTGCCAATATGACAGTGGGATCACTGTGTCATGTGcaaagatataaatataagcaACCTTATCAATCCTGACCATGTACCTTGATTGTGACATAAATAAGAACAGGAAGAAACTCATCAGCTCCAGGTGGATTCTCATCCGATGCAATTGCAGCATTATGTAGTAAGTTATTGATAACCTTGCAGCAATTGAGGATGCATACAAGCTTGTCTCTTGGTGCCTTGCACATATTAATCTTTTGGAGTTCTTTCTGTGCAAGCTGCCAAATCAAAATAACCATGACAGTTTAATGGCATTGTTCAACAAACTTGTACACCTGTCATGTCTTATCAGAGGTAGACCTGATCTATGGTTTTTATGAGAAAGATAAGTCGGATAAAGAGAGGGTTGTAAAGGCAATCTAATTTACAATGACGCAAACTACACTAAATCTGCTGAGGAGAGGGAAAATTCTACCAACCCTAGTCGAGATGAATTTGATTGAGTTCAGAGAAACTTCAATAAATTCAACATAACATCTGACGATCCCATGTGATCCCCAGTATGCTAAAGTAATagtataaaatttattaaatatgcATCTTTGAACCTAAAACTGACAAATCCTATATATCAAAATCAACAACTAGAGTACCTGGATTGTTCTTAGAACCAAAATAAAACTCAGGAATGGATCATATCCAGTGACTCCAAAAATAAAACGAATGGCCTTTATCTAGTTTCCGTCTGAAGAAGGCCTATAACATCAATCAGCATCACCGTACACAAATATGTGATTGACAAATTTATAGTctagaaattatgaaaatcgTATATGTACCTACTCACCAGCCACGACGTCTCATTTCGAAAGGTTGGCTTTATATCGAGATTTTCTGGCTGAACAAATTGTTGAACCAAAGCCATTTTCTCAGATAACTGCTCATCAATTTTGACATCATCTGGAGCTGATGCAAATACATGGGTGTACAACTTTGTCATGACATACTTCTCCAATCCCTGTACTTGGAAGAGAGCCAAAATACAAAATGAGCTATAAATTTAACAAGAGCTAATGCTCAAAATATGCAAAAACAAATATAGGATATCAGTTAGTGAGAGAATAGGTGCAATGCCATTAACAAGTTTGGCATTGAAAATATCTCTATGGCTGCTTTAGTTGAGAAATTGATTTGGACTTTTCCCCATTAGTTGCAATATGGAAAAGCTTTCATACTGTAATATGAGGAGCCTCACCTCACCAGCACTC
This region includes:
- the LOC116188429 gene encoding vacuolar protein sorting-associated protein 9A-like isoform X1 is translated as METADVFLGLHDFLERMRQPSAADIVKSIKSFIVSFSNNAPDPERDSAAVQGFFNNIEATFRAHPLWTGCSEEDLESAGEGLEKYVMTKLYTHVFASAPDDVKIDEQLSEKMALVQQFVQPENLDIKPTFRNETSWLLAQKELQKINMCKAPRDKLVCILNCCKVINNLLHNAAIASDENPPGADEFLPVLIYVTIKANPPQLHSNLLYIQRYRRQSRLVAEAAYFFTNMLSAESFISNIDAKALSMDETEFEKNMESAQALLSGLSTDFDGFSVQTDESAAPVPCAEEEKPRHRPRNVNKGTVLPPKPPQTETRTEKAPVTNEQESILKVPSLSDLENKGADMLLKEDRTSKIFEEYPYFFAHAGDLTINEVEDLLTNYKQIVLKYICLSKGMGGPVSSPNSHKQAMDHAETVNEHVETVKEAVDTGKAEMNEESESSSAEQTADKPFPFEEGAFDFHSSRDEAVVLKSETAEETSQ
- the LOC116188429 gene encoding vacuolar protein sorting-associated protein 9A-like isoform X2, which gives rise to MTKLYTHVFASAPDDVKIDEQLSEKMALVQQFVQPENLDIKPTFRNETSWLLAQKELQKINMCKAPRDKLVCILNCCKVINNLLHNAAIASDENPPGADEFLPVLIYVTIKANPPQLHSNLLYIQRYRRQSRLVAEAAYFFTNMLSAESFISNIDAKALSMDETEFEKNMESAQALLSGLSTDFDGFSVQTDESAAPVPCAEEEKPRHRPRNVNKGTVLPPKPPQTETRTEKAPVTNEQESILKVPSLSDLENKGADMLLKEDRTSKIFEEYPYFFAHAGDLTINEVEDLLTNYKQIVLKYICLSKGMGGPVSSPNSHKQAMDHAETVNEHVETVKEAVDTGKAEMNEESESSSAEQTADKPFPFEEGAFDFHSSRDEAVVLKSETAEETSQ